A region of the Sinorhizobium arboris LMG 14919 genome:
GGCGCCGATTTCGGCGACGTCGTCCAGCCGGGCGGCGGCGACGAGTTCTTTGTCCAGCATGGCGGCCTTCGCGATCCCTGACAGGCTGAAAAGAACGACGACAACGGTGACGGCGCAGCGCCGCAAGCCGTGCACTGTCGATCTCTGAAGCGAGATGAACATGGTCAGAGCATCGAGCGGCTGAGCCCGCCGTCGACGGGCAGCGCGATCCCGGTGATATAGGAGGCCTGACGGCTTGCGAGAAAGGCTGCGGCAGCGCCAAACTCGGCAGGCGTCCCGTAGCGCCCGATCGGGATCTCCATCTGACTGCGCTGAGCGACGGTTTCGATGCTCACGCCCTCGCTCTCCGCATCCATTCGGTCGAAGCTCAGCGTCCGGTCCGTCGCAAGACGGCCGGGCAGGAGCATGTTGACGGTCACACCGTCGGCCGCGACCTCGCCGGCGAGCGTTTTCATCCAGCCGGCAAGCGCGCTGCGCAGCGCATTGGACGCGGCCAGGCCGGAGATCGGCTCGCGGATGCTGGTGGAGGCGACGGCGACGATGCGGCCGTAGCGGCGCTCGCGCATGGGCGGCAGCAGGCGGTGGGCGATGCGCATGCCGGAAAGCACCATCGCCTCGAACTGCCCCCGCCAGAAGCCGGGATCGACGTCGGCGGCATTCGTCGGCGGCGGACCGCCGCCGTTCAGCACCAGGATGTCGATCTGGCCGAATATAGAGGTGAGCCGGTCGAGGAATGGATCGATCGCGTCGGGCTTTGTCAGGTCGAGCGAAAAGCCTGCTGCATCCCGGCCGATTTCCGCTGCGGCCCTGCCCGCGGCCTCTTCGTTGCGTCCGGTCAACGCGACCGCAACACTCTCGGCCGCGAGCGCTTCGGCGATACCCCGCCCGAGTCCCTTGCTGCCGCCCAGGACGAGGGCCTTTCTGCCGTTGATGCCGAGATCCATGGCTGCTTTCTCCTGCTTCGATTGCAGATCCGTTGGAGCGCGCCTCGGCGGCCGGGTCAAGGGGTAAGGTTCTGCCTTTGCGGCCGCAGGCGCGCCATGACGAACACATCAGCGAGCACACCATCGCGCAAGGCATAGGACTTCAGGACGCCCTCAGTGACGAAACCTGCTTGCCGGTAAAGGGAGACCGCCGCCTCGTTGTCGGTAAAGACTGTAAGTTCGATGCGGCAGATACCTAGCCAACGGTCTGCCGCCTCGACGAGCGCCGTGAGCAGAGCCTTTCCGATTCCCCGCCGCCGGTATTCGTCATGGACCGACATGCCCAGATCGGCCGCATGTTGCCGCCGTCCGTTGTGACGGTGCAGGCCCGCAAGCCCGACGATCTGCCCCTCAAGCTCCGCCACGATGATCGTGTCGTTTTCCGTGAGGTTCTCGAGCCACTTCCTCGTCCGCTCCGGCGGGGCGAAAGGCTGCCGCAGCGTTCCGGCGCGGACACCGGGCAGGTCCCGCAAGGCGGCAACCGCCTCCCAGTCGGAGATGGATGCGGCGCGAATAGAAACTTGGGGTGAGGCTGCGTTCATCGTTTCCTCTCGTTCGGGGTCGCCCGAGGAAACAGAGCCGAACCCTGCTCGCCTCGGCAGGGTTGCTGGGAGACAGACCGCTTAACGCAACCGGTCGCCTGCACACCCTGAGGTCTGCATGGCCACCACCATCACGAGCGAAAACCGACCGTCCATGGGCGAATGCTATTCCAGGAGACGCAAAATCGGAAGAGGTTTTCCGGGCTCGCTGCGCTCGATTCATCCCGCTGCTGCGCCCTCTCCCCGCCCGCGGGAGAGGGGTGGTTCTCAGATCCAACCCGGGTCAGATCCGACAGAGGCATTCTCTTGAGCTGCTCGCCCTCACAGCTTCTTACGCAAGCTGCCAGGCGATATAGACGAGCGTGGACGCGATCACCCACAGCGCGATACGGCCCGAACGCGTATGGCGCGCCTCCGCCCTGCCGATCGCCTGGGCGGTCTCCGGGTCGAAGCGCAGGCCGTTCTCGCTCATCGCCATGATTTCCGTCGAGAAGCGTTCGGTCCTGGCCGCGATCTCCGGCAGCGCTTCGGCCACGCGGAGCGCCGCATGGAGGCCGTCGCGCAGATCGGCGGCGATGCGTTTGGGCCCCAGATTGTCCCTTATCCACTTGCCGACCACCGGTTCGGACGCCTTCCACATGTTGAAGCGCGGATTGAGCGTTCGGGCGACACCCTCGACGACGACCATCGTCTTCTGCAGCATCACCAGTTCGGGTCGCGT
Encoded here:
- a CDS encoding SDR family oxidoreductase, translating into MDLGINGRKALVLGGSKGLGRGIAEALAAESVAVALTGRNEEAAGRAAAEIGRDAAGFSLDLTKPDAIDPFLDRLTSIFGQIDILVLNGGGPPPTNAADVDPGFWRGQFEAMVLSGMRIAHRLLPPMRERRYGRIVAVASTSIREPISGLAASNALRSALAGWMKTLAGEVAADGVTVNMLLPGRLATDRTLSFDRMDAESEGVSIETVAQRSQMEIPIGRYGTPAEFGAAAAFLASRQASYITGIALPVDGGLSRSML
- a CDS encoding GNAT family N-acetyltransferase, which codes for MNAASPQVSIRAASISDWEAVAALRDLPGVRAGTLRQPFAPPERTRKWLENLTENDTIIVAELEGQIVGLAGLHRHNGRRQHAADLGMSVHDEYRRRGIGKALLTALVEAADRWLGICRIELTVFTDNEAAVSLYRQAGFVTEGVLKSYALRDGVLADVFVMARLRPQRQNLTP